In the genome of Telluria beijingensis, one region contains:
- a CDS encoding DUF5597 domain-containing protein, translating into MTTKETTSMTLNQIARRLAPLCLLMASAAASAAPTPELPRLVAKDGRHALMVDGAPFLMLAGQAHNSSNYPEALPKVWAALKDAHANTLEMPIAWEQVEPKEGEFDFSFLDVLVKQARENDIRLVIVWFGTWKNTGPGYLPEWVKFDNRRFPRMKDKDGKTVYSHSPFGEQTLELDRRAFVKMMEHIKKIDSSHRTVIMVQVENEVGTYGVPRDHGERAEAAFRQPVPAAVLARQKPQVAGVTQGSWRQVYGDYADQYFHSWAIASYIESIAKAGRAVYDLPMFVNAALREPSVDGKPAAPWKGDFASGGPTYDVIDIYKAAAPHIDLAAPDIYMPESNKVTAILRSYQRPDNALMVPEMGNAAGYARYVYQAFGIGALGVAPFGLDYFDYSNYPLGSKFTDRRMVEPFATVYGAFAPMQRQWAQWAFEGRTRGVAEGDDRAPQTVALNGWKATVSFREFQFGERQYLKDKSEYKEGTEKPGGGVALAQVGENEFVIVGQQARVKFAGDGPNAGKPSLLARVEQGRFDADGHWVMERNWNGDQTDYGLNLPATPVVLKVRLGTYQE; encoded by the coding sequence ATGACAACCAAGGAGACGACCAGCATGACCCTGAACCAGATCGCGCGCCGCCTGGCCCCGCTATGCCTGCTGATGGCAAGCGCCGCCGCCAGTGCCGCGCCGACCCCCGAGCTGCCGCGCCTCGTTGCCAAGGATGGCCGGCACGCCCTGATGGTGGACGGTGCGCCGTTCCTCATGCTGGCCGGCCAGGCCCACAATTCCAGCAATTATCCGGAAGCGCTGCCCAAGGTCTGGGCCGCGCTCAAGGACGCGCATGCCAACACCCTCGAGATGCCGATCGCCTGGGAGCAGGTGGAACCGAAGGAAGGAGAATTCGACTTCAGCTTCCTCGACGTCCTTGTCAAACAGGCGCGTGAAAACGATATCAGGCTCGTCATCGTCTGGTTCGGCACCTGGAAGAACACGGGTCCGGGCTATCTGCCGGAATGGGTCAAGTTCGACAACCGGCGCTTCCCGCGCATGAAGGACAAGGACGGCAAGACGGTCTACAGCCATTCGCCGTTCGGCGAGCAGACCCTGGAGCTCGATCGCCGCGCTTTCGTCAAGATGATGGAGCACATCAAGAAGATCGACAGCAGCCACCGCACCGTGATCATGGTCCAGGTCGAGAACGAGGTCGGCACCTACGGCGTGCCGCGCGACCATGGCGAGCGCGCCGAGGCGGCCTTCAGGCAGCCGGTGCCGGCCGCGGTGCTGGCGCGCCAGAAGCCGCAGGTGGCGGGCGTGACCCAGGGCAGCTGGCGCCAGGTGTATGGCGACTATGCCGACCAGTATTTCCATTCCTGGGCCATCGCCAGCTACATCGAATCGATCGCCAAGGCCGGCCGCGCGGTCTACGACTTGCCTATGTTCGTCAACGCAGCCCTACGCGAGCCTTCCGTCGACGGCAAGCCGGCGGCGCCGTGGAAGGGCGACTTCGCCAGCGGCGGCCCGACCTATGACGTGATCGACATCTACAAGGCGGCCGCGCCGCATATCGACCTGGCCGCGCCCGACATCTACATGCCGGAGTCGAACAAGGTGACGGCAATTCTGCGGTCTTACCAGCGGCCCGACAACGCGCTGATGGTGCCCGAAATGGGCAATGCGGCCGGCTATGCGCGCTATGTCTACCAGGCCTTCGGCATAGGGGCGCTGGGAGTGGCGCCTTTCGGGCTCGACTATTTCGACTACAGCAACTACCCGCTCGGCTCCAAATTCACCGACCGCCGGATGGTGGAACCGTTCGCCACGGTCTACGGCGCCTTCGCGCCGATGCAGCGCCAGTGGGCGCAATGGGCTTTCGAAGGCCGCACCCGCGGCGTGGCCGAGGGCGACGACCGCGCGCCGCAGACGGTGGCGCTGAACGGCTGGAAGGCGACCGTGTCGTTCCGCGAATTCCAGTTCGGCGAGCGCCAGTACCTGAAGGACAAGAGCGAGTACAAGGAAGGAACCGAGAAACCGGGCGGCGGCGTGGCCCTGGCCCAGGTCGGCGAGAACGAGTTCGTGATCGTCGGCCAGCAGGCGCGGGTCAAGTTCGCCGGCGATGGCCCGAATGCGGGCAAGCCCTCGCTGCTGGCGCGGGTGGAGCAGGGCCGTTTCGACGCCGATGGCCACTGGGTCATGGAGCGCAACTGGAATGGCGACCAGACCGACTATGGCCTCAACCTGCCGGCGACGCCGGTGGTGCTGAAGGTCAGGCTCGGGACGTACCAGGAATAA
- a CDS encoding SGNH/GDSL hydrolase family protein — protein MNIHSFAAGLVLTGLLAIAPAHAIDTVAPDHEHLQYTGRIDFGDRRAPVLSWPGTSVAATFTGTSLAIVLDDQHGKNYYNVFLDGDTERPIILKLDKGKKSYLVANGLAPGAHRVLLTKRTEGEEGATAFLGMELDDKGTLAPPPARPQRRIEFFGDSITSGMGNEAPDDGEDHHGKDKNNYRSYAAIAARQLGAEAHFTSQGGIGIMISWFPFTMPDFYDQLSAVGDNDSRWDFSRWTPDVVVVNLMQNDSWLIGRDRKLQPEPDEAQRIAAYQAFVARIRALYPKAYIVCALGSMDATKPGSPWPGYVGTAVKNLQESGDKRIDTLVFPFTGYGKHPRVAQHQENADRLAAFVRQKMGW, from the coding sequence ATGAACATTCATTCTTTCGCAGCCGGCCTCGTATTGACCGGCCTGCTTGCCATCGCGCCGGCCCATGCGATCGACACGGTCGCGCCGGACCACGAGCACCTGCAGTACACCGGCCGCATCGACTTCGGCGACCGCCGCGCGCCGGTATTGAGCTGGCCCGGCACGTCGGTGGCCGCGACCTTCACCGGCACCTCGCTGGCCATCGTGCTCGACGACCAGCATGGCAAGAATTACTACAACGTCTTCCTTGACGGCGATACCGAGCGGCCGATCATCCTGAAGCTGGACAAGGGGAAGAAGAGCTACCTGGTCGCCAATGGCCTGGCGCCCGGCGCGCATCGGGTACTGCTCACCAAGCGCACCGAGGGAGAGGAGGGCGCCACCGCCTTCCTTGGCATGGAGCTGGACGACAAGGGCACCCTGGCGCCGCCCCCGGCCAGGCCGCAGCGCCGGATCGAATTCTTCGGCGACTCCATCACCAGCGGCATGGGCAACGAGGCGCCGGACGATGGCGAAGACCACCACGGCAAGGACAAGAACAACTACCGCTCCTACGCCGCGATCGCCGCGCGCCAGCTCGGCGCCGAAGCGCATTTCACTTCTCAGGGCGGCATCGGCATCATGATCAGCTGGTTCCCTTTCACGATGCCGGATTTTTATGACCAGCTGAGCGCGGTCGGCGACAATGACAGCCGCTGGGACTTCTCGCGCTGGACGCCGGACGTGGTGGTGGTGAACCTGATGCAGAACGACAGCTGGCTGATCGGCCGCGACCGCAAGCTGCAGCCCGAGCCCGACGAGGCGCAGCGGATCGCGGCCTACCAGGCCTTCGTTGCGCGCATCCGGGCGCTGTACCCGAAGGCCTATATCGTCTGCGCACTCGGCAGCATGGATGCGACGAAGCCAGGCTCGCCCTGGCCCGGCTATGTCGGCACGGCGGTGAAGAATCTGCAGGAGTCCGGCGACAAGCGGATCGACACGCTGGTCTTCCCGTTCACGGGCTACGGCAAGCACCCGCGCGTGGCCCAGCATCAGGAGAACGCGGACCGCCTGGCGGCCTTCGTGCGGCAAAAGATGGGATGGTAG
- a CDS encoding SAM-dependent methyltransferase, producing the protein MLIITIKQGKEKSILAGDPWIYPSAIEKVDGKPHERNKIGVTALVQSSSRQFLARAAYTAKSQIAARVWTLREDEAVDHALIKRRVQAAVERRAATWNAVGPDALVELVDGEKDGLPGLLVQGYGGAAGYLVCQFNAGGVDLWKVPVVQALLAATGCPNVYERCDALVRKGEGLPFAPGALAGEEPPQRLMVRTREKLAPMDIRTGFTYPR; encoded by the coding sequence ATGCTCATCATCACCATCAAGCAGGGCAAGGAAAAATCCATCCTTGCCGGCGACCCCTGGATTTATCCGTCCGCCATCGAGAAAGTCGACGGCAAGCCGCATGAGCGCAACAAGATCGGTGTTACCGCGCTCGTGCAGTCGTCATCTCGCCAATTCCTGGCGCGCGCCGCCTATACCGCCAAGTCCCAGATCGCGGCCCGCGTCTGGACCTTGCGCGAAGACGAGGCGGTCGACCACGCGCTGATCAAGCGCCGCGTGCAGGCGGCCGTTGAGCGCCGCGCCGCCACCTGGAACGCGGTCGGTCCGGACGCGCTGGTCGAATTGGTCGATGGTGAAAAGGACGGCCTGCCGGGCCTGCTGGTGCAGGGCTACGGCGGGGCGGCCGGCTACCTGGTGTGCCAGTTCAACGCCGGCGGCGTCGACCTGTGGAAGGTGCCGGTGGTGCAGGCGCTGCTGGCCGCCACCGGTTGCCCGAACGTGTACGAGCGTTGCGATGCGCTGGTGCGCAAGGGAGAAGGCCTGCCGTTTGCGCCGGGCGCGCTGGCCGGCGAAGAGCCGCCGCAGCGGCTGATGGTGCGCACCCGTGAAAAGCTGGCGCCGATGGATATCCGCACCGGCTTCACGTATCCGCGCTGA
- a CDS encoding TIM-barrel domain-containing protein, whose translation MRMTQVAAATLFLAAGLQAHAGTFQQTGTGIEVRPDTGAKLVRLNLMSDNIIQVLKLAQADKQLTPSLMTVATPCADKCAFTVTPGQDSVQLKADRIAATVSLKDGQVQFFDAAGKRFLAQASESMTPVDVGGKPFLAIKQGFNHGTKDAYYGLGQHQNNQMNYNGEDVLLAQHNMIAAVPFVVSDKGYGLLWDNNAISRFGDATPYDHMSRDLVLRSPDGKQAGLTARYYVDGKLVLTRQEKDIDYQYLKDVDENWPRELKPAKDLKNVRVVWEGTMSSDKPGVHKMQLYSSDYAKLTVDGKEVMDVWRMGWNPWYHNFEVKFAKNKPVKLHLEWKPSGGMVAITHNNPLPAPERHSLTMSSEIAEAINYHVISADSMDGAIAGYRHLTGQAPMMPKWAYGFWQSRQRYETQQQLLDALGEYRKRGWPLDNIVQDWFYWPEDGWGSHDFDKTRFPDPKGMVDAVHKQNARIMLSVWGKFYANTDNYKEFAAKGHMWTKNVENGSRDWVGKGYLNSHYDPYTQEARDIYYRQMKTKLVDLGFDAWWMDNTEPDVLSNSRLEDFKELIGPTVYGAGEITFNPYSLVSTGAMIDGLKRDQPDKRQFILSRSGFAGIQRNAVAVWSGDTVGRWNNLYDQIASGTNMSMSGVPNWTHDIGGYAQEVRFQTGDVGSAQENRTTSRAAANPEDMEEWRELNHRWFQFGAFTPLFRSHGEVVKREIYNISAGDDAMRDNMVWWLKLRYRLMPYIYTIASDTHYRSGTMMRGLAMDFGNDEKAKNVKDQYMFGPSFLVAPVYEYKARQRQVYLPAGADWYDFHTGERHQGGATRTIQAPRERMPLFVKAGSVITTGPVTQYVDEKPDAPVTLLVYAGANGVATLYEDDGVSNGYQRGEASRIPISYDDKAGVVQIGERVGRYNGMVEKREFRVRVIKPGVSTANDMDSADKSVSYDGKAVSIKL comes from the coding sequence ATGCGTATGACACAGGTGGCAGCCGCGACGCTGTTTCTTGCAGCGGGCCTGCAGGCCCATGCCGGCACTTTCCAGCAGACCGGCACCGGCATCGAGGTGCGTCCGGACACCGGCGCCAAGCTGGTGCGGCTGAACCTCATGAGCGACAACATCATCCAGGTGCTCAAGCTGGCCCAGGCCGATAAACAGCTCACGCCCTCGCTGATGACGGTCGCCACGCCGTGCGCCGACAAGTGCGCCTTTACCGTCACGCCCGGCCAGGACAGCGTCCAGCTCAAGGCGGATAGAATCGCCGCCACCGTTTCGCTCAAGGATGGCCAGGTGCAGTTCTTCGACGCCGCCGGCAAGCGCTTCCTGGCGCAGGCATCCGAATCGATGACGCCGGTCGACGTCGGCGGCAAGCCCTTCCTGGCGATCAAGCAGGGCTTCAACCATGGCACGAAGGACGCCTATTACGGCCTGGGCCAGCACCAGAACAACCAGATGAACTACAACGGCGAAGACGTGCTGCTGGCCCAGCACAATATGATCGCCGCGGTGCCCTTTGTGGTGTCCGACAAGGGCTATGGCCTGCTGTGGGATAACAACGCGATCTCGCGCTTCGGCGACGCCACGCCCTACGACCACATGTCGCGCGACCTGGTGCTGCGCAGCCCTGACGGCAAGCAGGCCGGCCTGACGGCGCGCTACTACGTGGACGGCAAGCTGGTGCTCACGCGCCAGGAAAAGGACATCGATTACCAGTACCTGAAGGACGTCGACGAGAACTGGCCCAGGGAGCTGAAACCGGCCAAGGACCTCAAGAACGTGCGCGTGGTGTGGGAAGGCACGATGAGCAGCGACAAGCCGGGCGTCCACAAGATGCAGCTGTACTCGTCGGACTATGCCAAGCTGACGGTCGATGGCAAGGAAGTGATGGACGTGTGGCGCATGGGCTGGAACCCGTGGTACCACAACTTTGAAGTTAAGTTCGCGAAGAACAAACCGGTCAAGCTGCATCTCGAATGGAAGCCGTCGGGCGGCATGGTGGCGATCACCCACAACAACCCCTTGCCGGCGCCTGAGCGCCATTCGCTGACCATGTCGTCCGAGATCGCCGAGGCGATCAACTACCATGTGATCAGCGCCGACAGCATGGACGGCGCCATCGCCGGCTACCGCCACCTGACCGGCCAGGCGCCCATGATGCCGAAGTGGGCCTATGGTTTCTGGCAGTCGCGCCAGCGCTACGAGACCCAGCAGCAGCTGCTCGACGCCCTGGGCGAATACCGCAAGCGCGGCTGGCCGCTCGATAACATCGTGCAGGACTGGTTCTACTGGCCCGAGGATGGCTGGGGCTCGCACGACTTCGACAAGACCCGCTTCCCGGATCCGAAGGGCATGGTCGACGCGGTGCACAAGCAGAACGCGCGCATCATGCTGTCGGTGTGGGGCAAGTTCTACGCCAATACCGACAACTACAAGGAGTTCGCGGCCAAGGGCCATATGTGGACCAAGAACGTCGAGAACGGCTCGCGCGACTGGGTGGGCAAGGGTTACCTGAACAGCCACTACGATCCGTATACCCAGGAGGCGCGCGACATCTACTATCGCCAGATGAAGACCAAGCTGGTCGACCTGGGCTTCGACGCCTGGTGGATGGACAATACCGAACCCGACGTGCTGTCTAACAGCCGCCTGGAAGACTTCAAGGAGCTGATCGGGCCGACCGTCTACGGCGCCGGCGAGATCACCTTCAATCCTTACAGCCTGGTGAGCACCGGCGCCATGATCGATGGCCTCAAGCGCGACCAGCCGGATAAACGCCAGTTCATCCTGTCGCGTTCGGGCTTCGCCGGCATCCAGCGCAACGCGGTGGCGGTGTGGAGCGGCGACACGGTCGGGCGCTGGAACAACCTGTACGACCAGATTGCGTCGGGCACCAATATGTCGATGTCGGGCGTCCCGAACTGGACTCATGACATCGGCGGCTATGCGCAAGAGGTGCGGTTCCAGACCGGCGACGTCGGCTCGGCCCAGGAAAACCGCACGACCAGCCGCGCCGCGGCGAACCCGGAAGACATGGAAGAGTGGCGCGAACTGAATCACCGCTGGTTCCAGTTCGGCGCCTTCACGCCGCTGTTCCGTTCGCACGGCGAAGTGGTCAAGCGCGAGATCTACAACATCTCCGCCGGCGACGACGCCATGCGCGACAATATGGTGTGGTGGCTGAAGCTGCGCTATCGCCTGATGCCGTACATTTACACGATCGCGTCCGATACCCATTACCGCTCGGGCACCATGATGCGCGGCCTGGCGATGGACTTCGGGAACGACGAGAAGGCGAAGAACGTCAAGGACCAGTACATGTTCGGCCCGTCGTTCCTGGTGGCGCCGGTGTACGAGTACAAGGCGCGACAGCGCCAGGTCTACCTGCCCGCAGGCGCCGACTGGTATGACTTCCATACCGGCGAGCGTCACCAGGGCGGCGCGACCCGCACCATCCAGGCGCCGCGCGAGCGCATGCCGCTGTTCGTCAAGGCCGGCTCGGTGATCACCACCGGCCCGGTGACCCAGTATGTCGACGAGAAGCCGGATGCGCCGGTCACGCTGCTGGTGTATGCCGGCGCGAATGGCGTCGCGACCCTGTACGAGGACGACGGCGTAAGTAACGGCTACCAGCGCGGCGAAGCCAGCCGCATTCCGATCAGCTACGACGACAAGGCCGGCGTGGTGCAGATCGGCGAGCGGGTGGGGCGCTACAATGGCATGGTCGAGAAGCGCGAGTTCAGGGTGCGCGTGATCAAGCCGGGCGTGTCGACGGCGAACGACATGGACAGCGCCGACAAGTCGGTCAGCTATGACGGCAAGGCGGTGAGCATCAAGCTGTAA
- a CDS encoding serine hydrolase, whose translation MLQLCVIAACAAPTAQAQSTPQHRQVDALFAPYADRATPGCAVGISRDGKLDYAQGYGSANLETGGAITPATIFHAASLNKQFVAFSILLLQQDGKLALDDDIHRHIPELPDYGVPVTLRQLMHHTSGMREQGQLLQLAGWRTGDVTTDEDILGVIKSQRSLNYRPGSEVLYTNAAYTLLGEVVVRRSSMRQREFARSRIFAPLGMRDSFFRDDGNEPTPGRAIGYSPRAGGGWQIATPLGGAASLSTTVGDMLEWQRNLADGRVGGKDVAALMQTSGILDSGVAHGYGGGLRIEHYRGLRTVSHDGLNGGYRADTVTFPDHGLSVAVLCNNGSAVAWELSRRIADIYLEDRMAPLQPPRVALEAGRVARLAGLYWSPTTDEIVRLELVDGALRPRFRQENLHHIGANAFQLGDGVERWRFADDGATLSIWDSWPVPRIFERMDEPVVTEGLQRYAGTYRSRDLGAYYVARMEEGKLTLHFGRNARAVLEPASGDRFFSTSLGTVTFTRTEAGEIAGLTVSSRRLRRFAAERMPGPAPSAE comes from the coding sequence ATGCTTCAGCTTTGCGTCATTGCCGCATGCGCGGCGCCAACGGCCCAGGCGCAGTCCACACCCCAGCACCGGCAGGTCGACGCCTTGTTCGCACCGTATGCCGATCGAGCCACGCCCGGCTGCGCGGTAGGCATCAGCCGTGACGGAAAGCTGGACTACGCCCAGGGCTACGGCAGCGCCAATCTCGAGACGGGCGGTGCGATTACGCCGGCCACGATATTCCACGCGGCCTCGCTCAACAAACAGTTCGTGGCCTTTTCGATCCTGCTGCTGCAGCAGGACGGCAAGCTCGCGCTCGACGACGACATCCACCGCCACATCCCGGAACTGCCCGACTACGGCGTGCCGGTCACGCTGCGCCAACTGATGCACCACACGAGCGGCATGCGCGAGCAGGGCCAGTTGCTGCAGCTGGCCGGCTGGCGCACCGGCGACGTCACCACCGATGAAGACATCCTCGGCGTCATCAAGTCACAGCGCTCGCTCAACTACCGGCCCGGCAGCGAAGTCCTGTACACCAATGCGGCTTATACGCTGCTGGGCGAAGTGGTGGTGCGCCGGAGCAGCATGCGCCAGCGCGAGTTCGCGCGCAGCCGCATCTTCGCGCCGCTCGGCATGCGCGACTCGTTCTTCCGCGACGACGGCAACGAACCGACTCCGGGCCGCGCCATCGGCTACAGCCCGCGCGCCGGCGGCGGCTGGCAGATCGCCACGCCGCTGGGAGGTGCTGCCAGCCTGTCGACCACCGTGGGCGATATGCTCGAATGGCAGCGCAACCTGGCGGATGGCCGGGTCGGCGGCAAGGACGTGGCGGCGCTGATGCAGACGTCCGGGATACTGGACAGCGGCGTGGCGCATGGCTATGGCGGCGGCCTGCGGATCGAGCATTACCGCGGCCTGCGCACCGTGTCGCACGACGGCTTGAATGGCGGCTACCGTGCCGATACGGTGACCTTCCCCGACCACGGCCTGTCGGTGGCGGTGTTGTGCAATAACGGGTCCGCGGTCGCCTGGGAACTGAGCCGCCGCATCGCCGACATCTACCTCGAAGACCGGATGGCGCCGCTACAGCCGCCGCGGGTGGCGCTGGAAGCCGGCCGCGTCGCCCGCCTGGCCGGCCTGTACTGGTCGCCAACGACCGACGAGATCGTTCGGCTCGAGCTGGTGGATGGCGCGCTGCGCCCGCGTTTTCGGCAAGAGAACCTGCACCATATCGGCGCCAACGCCTTCCAGCTAGGCGACGGCGTCGAGCGCTGGCGCTTCGCAGACGATGGCGCGACCCTGAGTATCTGGGATTCGTGGCCCGTGCCGCGCATATTCGAGCGCATGGATGAACCCGTTGTCACGGAAGGCTTGCAGCGCTACGCCGGCACCTACCGCAGCCGCGACCTGGGCGCCTACTATGTGGCGCGGATGGAGGAGGGCAAGCTGACCCTGCATTTCGGCCGCAACGCGCGTGCCGTGCTGGAACCGGCCAGCGGCGACCGCTTCTTCAGCACCAGCCTGGGCACGGTGACCTTTACCCGAACGGAGGCGGGAGAGATCGCCGGCCTGACCGTCAGCAGCCGGCGCCTGCGTCGCTTCGCGGCCGAGCGCATGCCTGGCCCGGCTCCTAGCGCCGAGTGA